Genomic window (Deltaproteobacteria bacterium):
ATCGCCTTGTTCTGGATGAGGAGCGACGTGAGCGACTCCTGGAGGAGGCGGTTCGCCTCGGCCTGCGCCTTGGCCTTCACCAGGGTCGCCTGCGCGTCGCCCTCACCCTCCGCCACCTTCGCCTTGGCGAGCGTCTGCTGGCGCTGCAGCTCGTACTCCGCCTGCTGCGCCTGCTGCTGGGCGGCCATCTTCTGCTGCAGCTGCTTCTCGATGATGTCGGGCAGGTGGCTCGCGCCAAGGTTGACCTTGTCGACCACGAAGCCCATCTTGTTCATCTCGTTCCGCAGGTCGTCCTGGATGCGGGCCTGGAGCTGGCCGCGCTGGGCGGAGATCAGCTCGGTGAGCGACATCTGTCCGGCCGCGTTCTGCGATACGGTGATGATCGTCCGGCGGATGAAGGTGCGCTCGATGTCGGCGATGTCGGCACCCCGAAACGAGCGGAAGACGTCGGCCGCCTGCTCGTGGCTCGTGTTGTAGGTGACGGAGATGTCCTGGCGGATGTGCTGCCCCTCTTTCGTGGGCAGGTCGATCGAATCGTCGCCCTGCGCGGTGCCCTCGCCGCCCCGCTGCACCATGGTGTAGGTGCGGAGCGCGACCGGGTAGGACTGCACCTGCGTGATCCACGGGACGCGCCAGGCCACCCCCTGCCCCACCGTCTTGAGCGCTCCCGACCAGCGGTTGAAGACCACGCCCACGTTGCCGGGCTGGATGATGGTGAACGAGGACCACACCGCGGCGACCAGGAAGAGCACCAGGCCGAGCACCGCGCCGCTCGCCAGCACGGCAGGCGCGTTCGCACGCACGTCATCCGTCATGGCCATCCTTCCGCCCGAACTTCCCGTCGCTGCGCCGCTCGAGGACGACGACGCGCCGCGCGCGGCGCGCGGCGCCGCCGCGCAGGAGACGGGCGATGCGGGCCTCGAGCCAGCGACGCAGCGGGCGGAGCGCCCCGTAGAGCGCGAGCACCAGCCCCACCAGGACGAGCAGCTCGCCGGCGCTGAGCATCGGCAAGGCTTATAGCGCGCGCCGCGGCGCGGACCAATGTGGCGCGCTCGGCGCGGGCCTGGTCTACGAGCAGCTCAGGTTCGGGCTCGCGTCGCTCGTCCAGGTGCAGGTCCGGGTCGCCTGCGGATGGCTCGTGCGGATGGTGAACGAGTTCCCCAGGCCGGTCGCCGTGCAGCCCACGCCGGGCGAGAGATTCACGCCGGGCATGAGCGAGCAGTCGCCGCTGAAGTAGCCGAGCGTGTAGCCGTAGTAGGCTTCCTCGGCGGTGGCCGCGTTGCGTGCGTCCTGCATCACGCGCGCGTCGTAGCCCTTGCCCTTCTGGCCCGCGAACTGCGGCATGGCGAGCGCCGCCAGCGTGCCGATGATGGCGACCACCACCAGGAGTTCGACGAGCGTGAAGCCGGCCGTGCGCCGCATGCCCGGGTCTGGAGCAAACCCGGTGCCAGAGCCGCGAAGGCCGCCGGGGGTTGGATTTTCCGCACAAAGGCGGCACCGGCTCGACGGGGGCGGCAAGGGGCTGACGGCGCCCGGGGGCCGCCGTCGCGCGGCCGGCCGGGGTTCCCGATGGATGCAACAGCGCCAGCCCCGGCGCCCCGCAGGGCATCCCCGCGCGCGCCGCTGCGAACGACGACGTGGGCGGGCGTGCCGTACCGTGCGACTGCGGTGACGTGCTCGTCGGCTCGCGCCCGCTCGGCGTCGACGATGGCGCCGTCTCCTCGTGGCGCTCGCAGCGCTCGCGGTCGTCCTGGGCGCGAGCCGCGCGGCGCTGGCCGCGTGCACCAAGACGAAGGCGAGCGTCACCCCCCTGACCCCGGGTGGACCGGCCGAGCCGGGTCGGTTAATAACCTCCCCGGGAGGTAGGTGACGATGGCGAACGAGCGCATCATCTCGGCGGACTCGCACGTGAACCCGCCGAAGGACCTGTGGACGTCGCGCGCGCCCGCGAAGCTCCGCGACCGGGTGCCCCGCGTCGAGTCCACGCCGCAAGGCGACTTGTGGATCGTCGACTCGCAGGTCTCGGGTGCGATCGGTCTCGACGCCTCTGCCGGCCACAAGCCCGAGGAGTTCCGGCCCTCGGGGATGACCTACAAGGACATGCGGCCCGGCTCCTACGACCCGGCGGCGCGGCTCGCCGACATGGACCTCGACGGCGTCGACGCCGAGATCCTCTACTTCGGCGGGCCCGTCACCTCGCTCTCGCCCGATCCCGAGCTGCGCGGCTACGTCATCCAGACCTACAACGACTGGATGGTCGAGCTGTCGAAGGCGGCGCCCACCCGCCTCGTCGGTCTCGCGCACATCCCCCTCCTCGACCTGGCGGAGGCGATGGCCGAGCTCCGGCGCGTCGCGAAGCTCGGGCTCCGCGGCTTCCATGTCGACCCCTTCCCGGACGAGCGCGGCGGGAAGGCGCTCTGGGATGCCGCCTACGAGCCCTTCTGGTCGCTGGTCGAGGAGACCGGGCTCCCCGTGAGCTTCCACATCGTGGGGCCGCGCAACACGAACGTGCAGCAGACCTTCATGAACCCGACCCCGGGCGTGAAGGAGACCTTCATCGCCATCGCGCCCATCTCGATCTGCGAGGTGGTCTCGACGCTCGTCTTCACCGGCATCCTGGCGCGCCATCCGAAGCTCCACTTCGTGCTGGTCGAGTGCGGCATCGGCTGGATCCCCTACTTCGTCGAGCGCATGGACCAGACCTTCAACAAGCACCGCTTCTGGACCAAGTCGGTGATCACCGAGAAGCCGAGCACCTTCTGGTACCGCCAGGGGCACGCGACCTTCATCCAGGACCTGTCGGGCGTGGCGGCGCGCCAGAGGGCCGGCCTGCGCAACATCATGTGGTCGACCGACTACCCGCACTCGGACAGCACCTGGCCGAGGTCGCGCGCGGCGCTGGCCGAGCACTTCAAGGACGTCCCCGAGGACGAGCGGGCGCTGATCGCGGGTGGGAACGCCGCGGCGCTCTACGGGCTCAACTGATGGGCTCGATCGTCGCCTACAAGTGCCCCTCGTGCGGCTTCGCGACCGAGCAGCTGAGCGTCGGCTGGGGAAAGGCGGGCCGCGCCCGGTTCTGGGGCGGCCTCGCCGTCTGCGGCGAGTGCAAGGACCTGATCGTCGTCGACCTCTCCGAGCAGCGCGCCGACCGCCGCGACCGACGCTGCGCGAAGTGCAACGCGCCGGTCAAGCTGATCGAGGGAACCGTGGACCGCATCCCGTGTCCGCGCTGCGGAGCGGCGCTGCGGCACGCGACGCTCGGGAGCTGGAGCTAGGGCGCGCGGCGGAACTTCACGAGCGTGATCTCGTCGCTCGCCGCCACGAACACCGCCTCGACGGGCATGCCGGCGCGGATCTGCTCCGGCGGGCAGTGGAGCACCTCGCTCACGAAGTGCACGCCCTCCTCCATGAGCACGTCGACGACGTTGTAGGGCTGCTTCGACTCGAACGCAGGCAGCGTCGGTCCGCGCACGATCGTCCACGTCCACACCGTGCCGCGGCCAGTCGAGCGCTCCCAGGCGAAGTCGCGCGACAGGCACCGGGGGCACGTCGGCCGCGGGTAGTGGCGAAAGCGGCCGCAGCCCGTGCAACGCTGGAAGCGGAGCTCGCCGCACCGGGCGGCGGCCCAGAACTCGGCATCGTCACGCGTCGGCCCCGGGAGCGGCGGGCTCATCGGCGGAGGATCACGGCGCCGGTCGGGTCGGTGTTGCCGCCGGCGACGAGGGCGAGCTCACAGCCAGCGACCTGCGCCGTCGAGGTGCCGCGGATCTGCCGCACCGCCTCCACCGTGTTGTTGAAGCCGTGGATGAAGGCCTCGGAGAGCTGGCCGCCGTTGGTGTTGCAGACGAGCCTTCCGTCCGGCCACGCGAGCCCGCCCCGTTCGACGAACGGCCCGCCCTCGCCCGGCCCGCAGAAGCCGTAATCCTCGAGTGCCATGATGACGAGCGGCGTGAAGAAGTCGTAGAAGCAGGCGACGTCGATGTCCTTCGGCTCGACGCCTGCCATCGCCCACAGCCGGCGGGCGGCGCGCGGGGCGCCGTCATCGGTTCGGTTGCTGCCCCGTTCGTAATAGGTCGAGAGACGGATGTGGTGGCCGCCCGCCGCCATCGCGCCGGCCAGGATGTAGGCGGGCGGCTGGCGGAGGTCGCGCGCGCGCTCGGCCGCGGTCACGACCAGTGCGACCGCGCCGTCGGTCTCGAGGCAGCAGTCGAGCAGCCGCAGCGGGTCGGAGACCATGCGCGAGGCGTGGTGGTCGGCGATCGTGATCGGCGTGCCCATGACCGCATGCGGGTTGCGCACGGCGTGGCTCCGGAAGGCGACCGCCACCTCGGCGTACTGCTCGTCGGTGGTGCCGTACTCGATGCGGTGGCGCATGGCGATCATCGCCATCTCCTGGAAGGCGGCGACCAGGCCGTGCGGGACGTGCCACTTGTTCAAACCCGTGAGCGCCACCTCTCCGAGCCGCTCCCAGTAGCGCCCGCCCTGGTGCACGCCAGCGCCGTAGGCGGAGTGCTTGCCGCGCGCGCGCGAACGATGGACCAGCACGGTCGACGCCATGCCGGCCGCGATCGCCGTCGCCGCCAGCACGAGGACCGACGCCGAGCCGCCGCCGCCCCAGGCGCTCGACGCGAACCAGCCGAGATCGGGGTGGCCGAGCGCGGCGAGCAAGTTCTCCTCGTCGGTCGTCTCCATGTCGTAGCGCACCGTGCCGTCGATGTCGCGCGGCGAGAGGCCGGCGTCGGCGCAGGCGGCGAGGATCGCCTCGAGCGCCATGTCGTACTCGGAGCGGCCGAGGGACTTCCCGAACGCGGTCTGGCCGATGCCGACGACCGCCGCCCGGCCGCGGATCGTCGCCGCGCTCACTGGAGGACGCCGTCCTCGGCGAGGCGGGCCACCTGGGCGCGGGAGAGGCCGAGGACGCGAGTCAGCACGTCCTCGGTGTCGGCGCCGAGGCGCGGCGCGGGCCGGGGCGGTGCGAGCGGCGTGCGGGAGAAGCGGATCGGGTTCCCGCTGTGCCGCTCGGGACCGATCTCGGGGTGCTCGACGGTCACGATCGCGCCGCGCGCGGCGAGGTGCGGGTCGGCGCGGTGATCGTCGCCGTTCTGGACCGGCATGGCCGAGACGCCCGCCGCCTGGAGCGCCGCGGCCGCCTCCTCGGCGCTGCGCGCGCGCGTCCACTCGGCGACGCGGCGGTCGAGGTCGGCGCGCGCGGCGAGCCTGCCCGCGAGCGACGCGAGCGCGGGGTCGTGGGGCCAGCCGAGCGCGCCCGCGAAGCGCTCCCACGCCTCGTCGCCGACCACCGCGATGGCCACCCAGCGGTCCTCGCCCGCGCTCGGGTAGACGCCGTGCGGGCAGGCGTACAGGGCCGCGTTGCCCCGCTGGGCGGTGGGCCGGCCGGTCGCCGGCCCTTCCAGGTAGAACTCGCCGATCAGATACGCTGCCGCCTCCGCCTGCGACATCTCGATCAGCTGCCCCTCGCCCGTGCGGCGGCGGTGCTCGAGCGCGGCCAGCACCGCGACCGCCGCCAGCTTGGCGGCGATGTGGTCGGGGTGGTTGAGCGACGAGCCTGCGGGATACGGCGCGTCGGGATGGTTCCAGAGCCAGGTGACGCCCGCGAAGGCCGAGTTGAGCGGGCCGTAGGCGGAGGCCTCGCCGAGCGGCCCGCCGCGGCCGAAGCCCTGGGAGGCGACGTAGATGATGTCGGGACGGACGCGGCGAACGTCCTCGTAGTCGAGACCCCACTGGCGGACCACGTCGCCGCGGTTGTTCTCGATCAGGACGTCCGCCGCCGCGCAGAGACGGAGGGCCAGCTCGCGGCCGCGCGGCGTGCGCAGGTCGAGGGCGACGCTCAGCTGGGCGCGCGAGGCGTCGTTGAAGGTCCACGAGCGGTCGAAGGCGTCGGGCTCGACCGTGACGCGGCGGAGAAAGTCGACGTTGGCCCGCGACTCGACCTTGATGACCTCGGCGCCGAGCTCGGCGAGCAGCGTCCCCGTCTCGGGGATGGCGACGCCGCAGCCGAGGTCGATCACGCGGAGCCCGGCGAGGGCCGGGCGGCTCGCGCCGTCGCCGCTCGGGTGCTCGGGCGCGCGCGGCGGGAAGCCGGCGCCGGGTACCGGCGCCGGGCGCGCCAGCACCGCGGGCGTGCGCGAGAAGTTGAAGGGCGCGGGCGCGAAGGGCGCGTCGCCCAGGTGCGGGAACCCCGTCGCGCGGAAGTAGCCGCGGACGCGCGTCTGCTCCTCGGCCACGAACTCCTCGGGCGTGTTGACGGGCGTGATCGGCACGCCGAGCCGGCGCCCCTCGGCGAGGACCTCCGCGCGCGCGCGCCCCGCGAGCGCCTCCGCGGCGACCACGCGCACGACGTCACCGTTCATGAGGCGGAAGAGCGCCACGCCCCAATGCTCACCCTCGAGCGCCTCGGGGTTGCCGAGGAGCGCCACGAACGCCCGCCACTGCCGCGGCGAGCCGGGCAGCACGCGCACGTAGCCGTCGGCGGTCTTGAGCACGTGGTACGCGCCGTCGGCGTTGCGCGGCGGTGAGACGGGCAGCATCGGGTAGAGGCGCGCGTAGTCGGCGAGCGGGATCGACCACGGGTTCATGCCGTTCAGCGCCGCCTCCTGCACCGAGACCTCGACCGTCTGCCCCCTGCCGTGACGCGCGCGGTCGAGGAGGGCCGCGAGCGCGCCGGCCACGGCGAAGACCGCGCCGCAATCGTGTGCCGCGTAGCCCGGGAGCCAGCACGGCGGCCGCTCGCGGAAGCCGGAGGCATGAAGCGCGCCCGAAGCGGCGAAGGCCGGCAGCGCCTCGAGCCGCCAGCCCGCGCACGGGCCCGTCAGCCCGAGGTCCGCGAGCGCGACGTGCACGAGGCGCGGATGGCGCTCCTGGACCTCGGCGGGGGTGAGGCCGTGGCGGCGCTCGCCCTCGGGACCGAGGTTCTCGATCAGGATGTCGGCCTGCTCGCACAGCGCGCAGAAGCGGTGCCAGCCGTCGGCGTCGTGCAGGTCGAGGACCGCGCTGCGCTTGTTGGCGTTGCGATAGAAGAACGGGAGCGAGCGGTCCGGAGCCTCGATGCCACCCGCGAACGGCGGGACGAGGCGCCCCGGGTCGCCGCGCGGCGGCTCGACCTTCACCACGTCGGCGCCCAGGTCGGCGAGGAGCCGCCCCGCGAATGCGCCGCGGAGATCGGTCAGGTCGACGACGCGGAGGTGTTCGAGCGCCGCGGGCATGCGGCCCCCTCTACTCCGCGGGTGACCGCGCCGGCAAGCTCCTCCCGGCCGAGGACTGGCGGCCAGGGCCGGCGCCGTGCTACCGCGACGGCGCATGTCGGTAGCCCCTGCCGCGACCGTCCTCGAGCGCCAACTCCGCGAGGTAACCGCACTCAACGCCACGCTCCAGGCGCTCACCTCCACGCTCGACCTGCCGGAGATCCTCCGCATCGTCCTCGAGCACACGAAGCACGTCACCTCCGCGGAGGGCCTCTCGCTCCTCCTCTACGACCGCGAGCGCGACGAGATCGTCTTCGCGGCCACCGAGACGCTCCAGGAGAACACCCTCACCTGCCGCGAAGCCCCGCTGCCCCCGGCGGTGGGCGGGCTCATGAGCCCCGATCGGCTCATCGTGCCGGTGCGCGGCGAGGAGCGCGTCCTAGGCACAATCGAGCTCACGCGCCGCTACGACGGCCGCCCCTTCGACGAGGCAGACCGCGAGCGGGCCGGCGCGGTCGTCGCCGAGCTCGCCTCGACGGACGATCTCGAGCGCGTCGCGCACGACCCCGATGCGCTGCACGGCCTCTTCGCCCGCCTCGCCGCCGCCGTGCCGAGCCAGGACGCGGTGCTCGTCATCTACGATCGGGAGCGCCGCGAGCTCGCCTTTCGCGTCTCGCGGGCGCTCCGCCACGGGGTGATCGACGGCGTGCGGCTCCACATGGGCCAGGGCATCGCTGGCTGGGTGGCGCTCCACCGCGAGGCCGTCCGCCTCGATGACGCGAGCCACGACCCGCGCCATGACCCCCGTATCGCACGCGAGACTGGCCTCCTCCCGCGCAGGATGCTCTGCGTGCCGATGGTGCACCGCGGCACCCTTCACGGCGTCATCCAGGTCATCAACAAGCTCGACGGCTCCGCCTTCGACGACAATGAGCTCCGGCTCGTGCAGAGCCTCGCCGACCACGCTGCGATCGCGATCGAGAACGCCTCGCTCTACCGGCAGGCGCAGCAGGCGGCGCTCACGGACGACTTGACGGGTCTCGGGAACACGCGGCACTTCAACCGGGTGCTCCCGGCGCTGCTCGCGCGCGGTGGGCCGGTGTCGCTGTTGGTGCTCGACCTCGATGGGCTCAAGGCGGTGGTGGACCGGTACGGGCACCTGGTGGGGAGCCGCGCCATCGCCGAGGTGGGGCACGTGATCGGGGGGCGGCTCAGGCCGGGGGACGTGGCGGCGCGGTTCGGCGGAGACGAGTTCGTGGTGATCCTCCCGGCGACCGACACGACGGCCGCGCGCGCGATCGCCGAGGGGCTGCGGGAGGCGATCGCGGCCTGCCCCATCCCGGGCGAGCGGGAGGGCGAGACGCTCACCGTGAGCATCGGAGTTGCGACCTTCCCGGATCACGCGGATGACGCGGAGGGGCTGTTCCGGGCGGCCGATGCAGCGATGTACGCGGTCAAGCGGAGTACGAAGAACGGCGTGGCGGGGGGGAGGAGAGCGTCCGAGGGCGGGTGAACCTAGGCCCCGCCGGCCGGCTCAGCGCACCGGCTCCTTCCCCTCCGCCAGCGCCTGCAGCTCGAAGGTGTTCCGCCACGGCCCAAGGAGCCCGAGCCTCACCCACGCCTGGTAGAGGTAGTCCGTCACCGCCCCCGGATCGCCCGGGCGCTCGACGCGCACCACCGTCACCCCGAGCTCGGGCCGCGTGCGCGCCAGCACGAGCGCGCGCGCCACGCGCCACTCCCACTCCTCCACGCTCGCGATGCGGATGCCGTGGTGGTCGGTCAGATCGGCCTCCTGCCCTTCGAGGGCGGCGAGCGCCCGCCCGAGCTCCGCATCGCTCCGCCGAAGACGCGCCACCGCGTCGAACACCGCGCCCGCCGCCGGCGTCGGGCGGAGATAGAGCGCGCCGCGGTTCAGGTCGTCGCCCAGGCGGTAGCCGACGAGATGCGGCTTGCGCACGATGAGCGTCCACGGGAAGAGCGCCTCGATGCACGCGCAGAGGCCGTCCACGTGCTCGGGCGGGACGCAGTAGTTGTTGTGGTTCCACGCATCCACGCCCCGCGCATAGCAGGCGCTCGGGGCGCGTGCGAGCGGTGCCTTGACGCGCTCGCCCCCTGGCTCCTAGTCTCGCCCTCATGGCAACCGTGCTCGATGGCATCACGGTGGTGGAGGTGGCGGACTGGGGCTTCGTCCCCTCCGCCGGCACCGCGCTGGGCGACTGGGGCGCGGCGGTGGTGAAGATCGAGCACCCGCGCCACGGCGACCCGATCCGCGGCCTGATCACCGGCGGCATGATCCCGGGCGCGTCCGGGCGGAACTTCATCGTCGAACAGCTCGGGCGCCACAAGCGCAGCGTCGGCATCGACCTCGGGACCGACGAGGGCCGCGCGCTCCTCTATCGCCTGGTCGAGCGCGCCGACGTGTTCCTCACCAACTTCCTGCCCGACGCGCGCGAGCGCCTGCGCATCACCTACGAGGACTTGAAGCGCGTGAACCCGCGCCTCGTCTACGCCAAGGGCCACGGCCAGGGCGCGCGCGGACCCGACGCGCGCCGCGGCGGCTACGACGGCGTGTCGTTCTGGGCGCGGGGCGGGATCGCGGACCGGCTCTCGACGCCGGGCGGGCCCTACGTGCAGCAGCGGCCCGCCTTCGGCGACTTCATCGGCGGGATGTGCATCGCGGGCGGCGTCGCCGCGGCACTTTTCCGGCGCGAGAAGATGGGTGAAGGCATCGAGCTCGACGTCTCGCTCCTCGGCACGGCCATGTGGGTGCTCTCGCCCGACATCGTCGCCGCCCTCATGTACGGCGCCCTGCTGCCCTCGGCGGGCGAGATGCGCGTCACGCCGAACCCGCTGGTCGGGAACTACGTCTGCCAGGACGGGAAATCCATCGTCCTCATGATGCTCCAGGCGGAGCGCTTCTGGCCGCACTTCGCGGAGACCATCGGCCGCCGGGACCTCCTCGAG
Coding sequences:
- a CDS encoding prohibitin family protein: MAMTDDVRANAPAVLASGAVLGLVLFLVAAVWSSFTIIQPGNVGVVFNRWSGALKTVGQGVAWRVPWITQVQSYPVALRTYTMVQRGGEGTAQGDDSIDLPTKEGQHIRQDISVTYNTSHEQAADVFRSFRGADIADIERTFIRRTIITVSQNAAGQMSLTELISAQRGQLQARIQDDLRNEMNKMGFVVDKVNLGASHLPDIIEKQLQQKMAAQQQAQQAEYELQRQQTLAKAKVAEGEGDAQATLVKAKAQAEANRLLQESLTSLLIQNKAIDRWNGSLPQFTGGGAVPFLNLKDLGAGEAHAGTGR
- a CDS encoding type II secretion system protein, yielding MRRTAGFTLVELLVVVAIIGTLAALAMPQFAGQKGKGYDARVMQDARNAATAEEAYYGYTLGYFSGDCSLMPGVNLSPGVGCTATGLGNSFTIRTSHPQATRTCTWTSDASPNLSCS
- a CDS encoding amidohydrolase gives rise to the protein MANERIISADSHVNPPKDLWTSRAPAKLRDRVPRVESTPQGDLWIVDSQVSGAIGLDASAGHKPEEFRPSGMTYKDMRPGSYDPAARLADMDLDGVDAEILYFGGPVTSLSPDPELRGYVIQTYNDWMVELSKAAPTRLVGLAHIPLLDLAEAMAELRRVAKLGLRGFHVDPFPDERGGKALWDAAYEPFWSLVEETGLPVSFHIVGPRNTNVQQTFMNPTPGVKETFIAIAPISICEVVSTLVFTGILARHPKLHFVLVECGIGWIPYFVERMDQTFNKHRFWTKSVITEKPSTFWYRQGHATFIQDLSGVAARQRAGLRNIMWSTDYPHSDSTWPRSRAALAEHFKDVPEDERALIAGGNAAALYGLN
- a CDS encoding nucleic acid-binding protein encodes the protein MSPPLPGPTRDDAEFWAAARCGELRFQRCTGCGRFRHYPRPTCPRCLSRDFAWERSTGRGTVWTWTIVRGPTLPAFESKQPYNVVDVLMEEGVHFVSEVLHCPPEQIRAGMPVEAVFVAASDEITLVKFRRAP
- a CDS encoding lipid-transfer protein, which produces MSAATIRGRAAVVGIGQTAFGKSLGRSEYDMALEAILAACADAGLSPRDIDGTVRYDMETTDEENLLAALGHPDLGWFASSAWGGGGSASVLVLAATAIAAGMASTVLVHRSRARGKHSAYGAGVHQGGRYWERLGEVALTGLNKWHVPHGLVAAFQEMAMIAMRHRIEYGTTDEQYAEVAVAFRSHAVRNPHAVMGTPITIADHHASRMVSDPLRLLDCCLETDGAVALVVTAAERARDLRQPPAYILAGAMAAGGHHIRLSTYYERGSNRTDDGAPRAARRLWAMAGVEPKDIDVACFYDFFTPLVIMALEDYGFCGPGEGGPFVERGGLAWPDGRLVCNTNGGQLSEAFIHGFNNTVEAVRQIRGTSTAQVAGCELALVAGGNTDPTGAVILRR
- a CDS encoding CoA transferase; its protein translation is MRRISGRSSVEVSAWSVALSAVTSRSWRSRTVAAGATDMRRRGSTAPALAASPRPGGACRRGHPRSRGGRMPAALEHLRVVDLTDLRGAFAGRLLADLGADVVKVEPPRGDPGRLVPPFAGGIEAPDRSLPFFYRNANKRSAVLDLHDADGWHRFCALCEQADILIENLGPEGERRHGLTPAEVQERHPRLVHVALADLGLTGPCAGWRLEALPAFAASGALHASGFRERPPCWLPGYAAHDCGAVFAVAGALAALLDRARHGRGQTVEVSVQEAALNGMNPWSIPLADYARLYPMLPVSPPRNADGAYHVLKTADGYVRVLPGSPRQWRAFVALLGNPEALEGEHWGVALFRLMNGDVVRVVAAEALAGRARAEVLAEGRRLGVPITPVNTPEEFVAEEQTRVRGYFRATGFPHLGDAPFAPAPFNFSRTPAVLARPAPVPGAGFPPRAPEHPSGDGASRPALAGLRVIDLGCGVAIPETGTLLAELGAEVIKVESRANVDFLRRVTVEPDAFDRSWTFNDASRAQLSVALDLRTPRGRELALRLCAAADVLIENNRGDVVRQWGLDYEDVRRVRPDIIYVASQGFGRGGPLGEASAYGPLNSAFAGVTWLWNHPDAPYPAGSSLNHPDHIAAKLAAVAVLAALEHRRRTGEGQLIEMSQAEAAAYLIGEFYLEGPATGRPTAQRGNAALYACPHGVYPSAGEDRWVAIAVVGDEAWERFAGALGWPHDPALASLAGRLAARADLDRRVAEWTRARSAEEAAAALQAAGVSAMPVQNGDDHRADPHLAARGAIVTVEHPEIGPERHSGNPIRFSRTPLAPPRPAPRLGADTEDVLTRVLGLSRAQVARLAEDGVLQ
- a CDS encoding diguanylate cyclase produces the protein MSVAPAATVLERQLREVTALNATLQALTSTLDLPEILRIVLEHTKHVTSAEGLSLLLYDRERDEIVFAATETLQENTLTCREAPLPPAVGGLMSPDRLIVPVRGEERVLGTIELTRRYDGRPFDEADRERAGAVVAELASTDDLERVAHDPDALHGLFARLAAAVPSQDAVLVIYDRERRELAFRVSRALRHGVIDGVRLHMGQGIAGWVALHREAVRLDDASHDPRHDPRIARETGLLPRRMLCVPMVHRGTLHGVIQVINKLDGSAFDDNELRLVQSLADHAAIAIENASLYRQAQQAALTDDLTGLGNTRHFNRVLPALLARGGPVSLLVLDLDGLKAVVDRYGHLVGSRAIAEVGHVIGGRLRPGDVAARFGGDEFVVILPATDTTAARAIAEGLREAIAACPIPGEREGETLTVSIGVATFPDHADDAEGLFRAADAAMYAVKRSTKNGVAGGRRASEGG
- a CDS encoding CoA transferase, which translates into the protein MATVLDGITVVEVADWGFVPSAGTALGDWGAAVVKIEHPRHGDPIRGLITGGMIPGASGRNFIVEQLGRHKRSVGIDLGTDEGRALLYRLVERADVFLTNFLPDARERLRITYEDLKRVNPRLVYAKGHGQGARGPDARRGGYDGVSFWARGGIADRLSTPGGPYVQQRPAFGDFIGGMCIAGGVAAALFRREKMGEGIELDVSLLGTAMWVLSPDIVAALMYGALLPSAGEMRVTPNPLVGNYVCQDGKSIVLMMLQAERFWPHFAETIGRRDLLERYPTPAARQEKRQEIAEELARHFATRARDEWARILRASECIWGPLQSPLDLPRDPQVEANGYLLESPAPEGPVRVCANPVQFAGAPPVVRRPAQEAGAQTEEVLLELGCSWEEIARWKESGVVA